A region from the Thermoplasmatales archaeon genome encodes:
- a CDS encoding putative transposase: MYAYKAVKQDFIASDNLIGLMHKFTEMVNLVIGIMIERNLTSRNSVTRETYPMLREYDIPSYYYPEAINKAVALVKTYRKRLKKKQKATIPHVERPMLATYYGFRIVDGNLMIPIAARTYESIPLNAHTLKVISAVKVHSFALSAYTLSLTIGREVDSVECTTTVGIDRNLRNATVGNEFHHDIHDLSEIVEIKQRYRSKNSHFHRSDIRIQKKIASKYGKRERNRTAQIIHETSKKIVMNAVQNREMIVLENVKGLINITWKGDGNAHDFRFLLHNAFPYGMLASQIVYKGSWEGLTVIELTRKETGYTSKECSACGSLTRIEHDRILKCDSCGLEIDRDVNACINIAGRGRTRLKRSSKGLPAEAVKQSKDVEHL, translated from the coding sequence GTGTATGCGTACAAGGCTGTGAAGCAGGATTTCATTGCTTCTGACAACCTCATCGGATTGATGCATAAATTCACAGAGATGGTAAATCTCGTTATTGGCATCATGATCGAGAGGAATCTCACATCAAGGAATTCTGTAACACGGGAAACTTATCCCATGCTCAGGGAATATGACATACCGTCATACTATTATCCTGAAGCCATCAACAAGGCAGTTGCACTTGTAAAGACATACAGGAAGAGACTGAAGAAGAAGCAGAAAGCAACCATACCTCATGTTGAAAGGCCCATGCTTGCCACATATTACGGATTCAGGATAGTTGATGGCAATCTCATGATTCCCATTGCCGCAAGAACATATGAGTCCATACCGCTTAATGCACATACACTGAAGGTCATATCAGCGGTGAAAGTGCATTCCTTTGCTTTGTCGGCATACACACTCTCTCTCACAATTGGGAGAGAGGTCGATTCTGTGGAATGCACCACTACAGTTGGTATTGATCGGAATTTGAGGAATGCCACCGTCGGGAATGAATTCCATCATGATATCCATGATCTCTCGGAGATCGTTGAGATCAAGCAGCGTTACAGAAGCAAGAACTCACATTTCCATAGGAGTGACATAAGAATACAGAAAAAGATTGCATCGAAGTATGGGAAGAGGGAAAGGAACAGGACAGCACAGATCATCCATGAAACGAGCAAAAAAATAGTCATGAATGCTGTTCAGAACAGGGAAATGATCGTCCTTGAGAATGTGAAGGGTCTCATAAACATTACATGGAAGGGGGATGGCAATGCACATGATTTCAGGTTCCTCCTGCACAATGCCTTTCCATATGGTATGCTGGCATCCCAGATAGTGTACAAGGGATCATGGGAAGGTCTCACTGTAATTGAATTAACAAGAAAGGAAACAGGGTATACCAGCAAGGAATGCTCGGCATGTGGGTCACTGACCCGAATAGAGCATGATAGAATACTGAAATGTGATTCCTGCGGTCTTGAGATAGACCGCGATGTGAATGCCTGCATTAACATTGCAGGCAGGGGTCGGACAAGGCTGAAACGATCCTCTAAAGGCCTGCCAGCTGAAGCTGTGAAGCAGTCAAAAGACGTGGAGCACCTATAA
- a CDS encoding Transposase IS116/IS110/IS902 family protein has product MLWIGIDTHLKTHEVEIQNENGKRMWKGRINNDRDGFDSLLKKIATVENSNSQKVMGIFMNPTGNYHMPVKHFLESNSYPVYVIDARRTEHLRIIQNLGKEKSDPEDASVLASTARLDPSATDSRGHERMPESGLTRMLEQLKNSATIITNMIGSDLAAVFPEYSGIFDTGSKTSLKILEKYATPENIKGADPDELFALMNTGKGHYSMDDARNLIHVSETSIGIPDPGNVYAYRIRINAARLREEKDRIRQLDDEIDHRMSENTDVKNISDIHGVSVTSAAAIVSEIGGIEQFDSAVRIQAYGGKTPDMTGSGGKSWATGSSKIRNPHLSNSVYECAVSLVLHKNPEFLAVYQREIDKKKKPTQAYIVVGKRLLYHIYSIMKNRKPYRERMPRGREGGNSNGTT; this is encoded by the coding sequence ATGCTATGGATTGGGATCGATACGCACCTGAAAACACATGAGGTGGAGATCCAGAATGAAAATGGAAAGAGGATGTGGAAAGGGAGGATCAATAACGATCGGGATGGCTTTGATTCCCTGCTGAAAAAGATAGCAACAGTGGAGAACAGCAACAGCCAGAAGGTCATGGGAATATTCATGAATCCAACTGGAAATTATCACATGCCAGTCAAACACTTTCTTGAATCAAACAGTTACCCTGTATATGTGATAGATGCCCGAAGGACTGAGCATCTGAGAATAATACAGAATCTCGGGAAGGAGAAATCCGATCCGGAGGATGCATCGGTTCTTGCTTCCACCGCACGCCTTGATCCGTCGGCCACGGATTCCAGGGGGCATGAAAGGATGCCGGAATCCGGGCTCACCAGAATGCTTGAACAGCTGAAGAACAGCGCAACCATCATAACAAACATGATAGGATCTGATCTGGCAGCAGTGTTCCCGGAATATTCGGGCATTTTTGACACAGGATCAAAAACATCACTCAAAATACTGGAGAAATATGCCACTCCCGAAAATATAAAGGGCGCGGATCCGGATGAACTGTTTGCACTGATGAATACAGGCAAGGGCCACTACAGTATGGACGATGCCAGGAACCTAATACATGTTTCGGAAACATCCATCGGCATTCCCGATCCCGGAAATGTATACGCGTACAGGATCAGGATTAATGCTGCAAGGCTCAGGGAGGAGAAGGATCGCATAAGACAGCTGGATGATGAGATTGACCACAGGATGTCAGAAAATACGGATGTCAAGAACATATCTGACATCCACGGCGTCAGTGTAACATCTGCAGCTGCAATTGTTTCTGAGATAGGGGGCATAGAGCAGTTCGATTCTGCTGTAAGGATTCAGGCATACGGGGGAAAGACGCCTGACATGACCGGATCGGGAGGCAAATCCTGGGCAACGGGATCATCAAAGATCAGGAATCCGCACCTGTCAAACAGCGTTTACGAATGCGCAGTCTCCCTGGTGCTGCACAAGAATCCCGAATTCCTTGCAGTATACCAGAGGGAGATAGACAAGAAGAAGAAACCGACACAGGCATATATTGTGGTTGGAAAGCGTCTCCTTTACCACATATATTCCATAATGAAGAACAGGAAGCCCTACAGGGAGAGAATGCCCAGGGGGAGAGAGGGAGGGAATTCCAATGGAACCACGTAG